In Ancylothrix sp. D3o, the following are encoded in one genomic region:
- a CDS encoding HAMP domain-containing protein, whose product MTTTQTAKDTEQLDHQQLLRTLVAVKKGNFSVRMPIDQTGMAGKIADTLNDIIELNERLAAELERISNVVGKEGKINQRASLGSAGGSWAACVDSVNTLTTDLVQPTAETARVLRSVANGDLSPRIPTEIEGRPLKGEFLQTAQVVNTMVEQLSSFASEVTRVAREVGTEGKLGVQAEVKGVAGTWKDLTESVNMMAGNLTAQVRNIAEVATAIANGDLSKKITVDVKGEILELKNTINIMVDQLNSFASEVTRVARDVGSEGKLGVQADVRGVAGTWKDLTDSVNSMAGNLTAQVRNIAEVTTAVANGDLSKKITVDVRGEILELKNTINTMVDQLNSFASEVTRVAREVGTEGKLGVQAEVKGVAGTWKDLTDNVNSMAGSLTSQVRNIAEVTTAVANGDLSKKITVDVKGEILELKNTINTMVDQLSSFASEVTRVAREVGTEGKLGVQAEVRGVAGTWKDLTDSVNSMAGNLTGQVRNIAEVATAIANGDLSKKITVQVKGEILELKNTINTMVDQLSSFASEVTRVAREVGSEGKLGVQADVRGVAGTWKDLTDSVNFMAGSLTSQVRNIAAVTTAVANGDLSKKITVDVKGEILELKNTVNTMVDQLNSFASEVTRVAREVGTEGKLGVQAEVRGVAGTWKDLTDSVNFMAGSLTAQVRNIAEVTTAVANGDLSKKITVDVKGEILELKNTINTMVDQLSSFASEVTRVAREVGTEGKLGVQAYVRGVAGTWKDLTDNVNSMASNLTGQVRNIAEVTKAVANGDLSKKITVDVKGEILDLKNTINTMVDQLNSFASEVTRVAREVGTEGKLGGQADVRGVAGVWKDLTDNVNSMAGNLTAQVRGIAKVVTAVANGDLKRKLMLEAKGEIATLADTINEMIDTLATFADQVTTVAREVGIEGKLGGQAKVPGASGTWRDLTDNVNELAANLTTQVRAIAEVAIAVTKGDLTRSISVEAQGEVAILKDNINQMIANLRETTQKNTEQDWLKTNLAKFTRMLQGQRDLETVSKLILSELAPLVGAQHGVFYLMDAIEPQLFLKLLSSYAYRERKHLSNRFHLGEGLVGQCALEKERILITEVPENYIKISSGLGEYSPLNVVVLPVLFEGQVTAVIELASFRRFSEIHLTFLDQLTESIAIVLNTIAASMRTEELLKQSQSLAEELQSQQNELRETNQRLEQQAKSLKASEELLKNQQEQLQATNEELEQRSQLLALQNQEVERKNREIEQARRSLEEKAEQLALSSKYKSEFLANMSHELRTPLNSLLILARLLLDNSDGNLTPKQVEYMRTIHSAGADLLALINDILDLAKIESGTMSIEVDQLLFSDLQGQIERTFYQVAQDKGLNFTILFDERLPKAVYTDSKRLQQVLKNLLSNAFKFTDQGQVSLQVYPARSGWSTERETLNFANLVVAFSVRDTGIGIAPEKQKIIFEAFQQADGTTSRKYGGTGLGLSISREIAELLGGEITISSLLGEGSNFTLYMPHTYPESLIEKNADEEQILHFSATTAEENKEVKIPTLPQLPVNDPERLLLTSQQSSILTDDRGEIKPGERVLLIVEDDISFARILLDLAKGEGFKALVANRSETGLAMAREYKPSAILLDIRLPGIDGWTILDRLKHDPDTRHIPVHIISVDEGRNRALKLGALAYLQKPVTREAVLGALSKIKTYLDRSVKQLLLIESDADKASSFVELIGNSDVQTTCASNAAEARIVLSSAQVDCIAIDMSSPQQNGLELIGEIIPEFGLEIPVVVYTENDLNEQQQKELKRLSRILPVKQVGTPERLFEEISLFLHRVKDNLPTAQQQMLEELAGSDPVLAYKKVLIVDDDVRNLFALTSILERYHMQVFHAENGKLGIAILQSTPDIDVVLMDVMMPEMDGYETMRAIRQINVFRGLPIIALTAKAMKGDREKCLSAGASDYITKPVDIEQLLSLLRVWLSQ is encoded by the coding sequence ATGACAACTACACAAACCGCGAAAGATACCGAACAACTCGATCACCAACAGCTATTAAGAACCTTAGTTGCAGTTAAAAAAGGCAATTTCTCTGTGAGAATGCCAATCGACCAGACCGGCATGGCTGGAAAAATTGCGGACACTCTTAATGATATTATCGAACTTAATGAAAGACTCGCCGCCGAATTAGAACGCATTAGTAATGTTGTTGGCAAAGAAGGCAAAATTAATCAGAGAGCTTCTTTAGGAAGTGCCGGCGGTTCTTGGGCTGCGTGTGTTGATTCTGTCAACACCTTAACCACAGATTTAGTACAACCAACAGCCGAAACTGCCAGAGTGTTAAGATCCGTTGCTAATGGCGATTTATCCCCTAGGATTCCTACAGAAATAGAAGGCCGGCCCCTGAAAGGAGAATTTCTACAAACTGCTCAAGTTGTTAACACAATGGTGGAACAACTTAGCTCTTTTGCTTCTGAAGTAACCAGAGTTGCAAGAGAAGTGGGAACCGAAGGAAAATTAGGTGTACAAGCAGAAGTTAAAGGCGTTGCTGGTACTTGGAAAGATTTAACCGAATCTGTGAATATGATGGCCGGCAATTTAACAGCACAAGTCCGAAATATTGCCGAAGTTGCCACTGCAATTGCTAATGGAGACTTATCGAAAAAAATCACAGTAGATGTTAAAGGGGAAATTTTAGAACTCAAAAACACCATAAATATTATGGTGGATCAGCTTAATTCTTTTGCCTCAGAAGTAACAAGAGTGGCGCGAGATGTAGGAAGCGAAGGAAAACTTGGTGTGCAAGCAGATGTGCGAGGAGTTGCGGGTACTTGGAAAGATTTAACCGACTCTGTAAACTCAATGGCCGGCAACTTAACTGCACAAGTTCGGAACATTGCCGAAGTGACAACGGCGGTGGCAAATGGCGACCTTTCTAAAAAAATTACTGTTGATGTTCGGGGTGAAATTTTAGAGTTGAAAAACACCATTAATACAATGGTGGATCAACTTAACTCCTTCGCTTCTGAGGTAACAAGGGTTGCAAGAGAAGTGGGAACCGAAGGAAAATTAGGCGTACAAGCAGAAGTAAAAGGAGTAGCAGGAACCTGGAAAGATTTAACCGATAATGTTAACTCAATGGCGGGAAGTTTAACTTCGCAAGTCCGAAATATTGCCGAAGTTACCACCGCAGTTGCGAATGGTGATCTTTCTAAGAAAATTACTGTTGATGTAAAAGGCGAAATTTTGGAATTGAAAAACACCATTAACACAATGGTTGATCAATTAAGTTCGTTTGCATCGGAGGTAACAAGAGTTGCAAGGGAAGTGGGAACCGAAGGAAAATTAGGTGTGCAAGCAGAAGTCCGAGGCGTTGCCGGTACTTGGAAAGACTTAACCGACAGTGTAAATTCAATGGCAGGAAATTTAACCGGCCAGGTGCGAAATATTGCCGAAGTTGCGACAGCTATTGCCAACGGCGACTTATCGAAAAAAATCACAGTTCAAGTTAAAGGTGAAATTTTAGAACTCAAAAATACCATTAATACAATGGTTGATCAATTGAGTTCTTTTGCCTCAGAAGTAACAAGAGTTGCCCGTGAGGTGGGAAGCGAAGGAAAACTTGGTGTACAAGCAGATGTAAGGGGGGTTGCCGGCACCTGGAAAGACTTAACAGACAGTGTAAACTTCATGGCCGGCAGTTTAACTTCCCAAGTACGAAATATTGCTGCTGTTACTACCGCTGTTGCAAATGGCGACCTTTCTAAGAAAATTACTGTTGATGTTAAAGGCGAAATTTTAGAGTTGAAAAACACCGTTAATACAATGGTGGATCAACTTAATTCGTTTGCATCGGAGGTAACAAGAGTTGCGAGGGAAGTGGGAACCGAAGGAAAATTAGGTGTGCAAGCAGAAGTGCGAGGGGTAGCCGGTACTTGGAAAGACTTAACGGACAGTGTAAACTTTATGGCCGGCAGTTTAACTGCACAAGTGCGAAACATTGCCGAAGTGACGACGGCGGTGGCAAATGGCGACCTTTCTAAGAAAATTACCGTTGATGTTAAAGGCGAAATTTTAGAGTTGAAAAACACCATAAATACAATGGTGGATCAGTTAAGTTCCTTTGCATCGGAGGTGACACGAGTTGCAAGGGAGGTGGGAACCGAAGGGAAATTAGGGGTGCAAGCCTATGTACGCGGGGTGGCAGGAACTTGGAAAGATTTAACCGATAATGTTAACTCGATGGCAAGCAATTTAACCGGCCAGGTGCGAAATATTGCCGAGGTAACAAAAGCGGTGGCAAATGGCGATCTTTCTAAAAAGATTACCGTTGATGTTAAAGGTGAAATTCTCGATTTGAAGAACACTATTAACACAATGGTTGACCAGCTTAATTCGTTTGCTTCTGAGGTGACACGGGTTGCGAGGGAAGTAGGAACGGAAGGAAAATTAGGCGGTCAAGCAGATGTGCGAGGGGTGGCCGGTGTTTGGAAAGATTTAACGGATAACGTTAACTCAATGGCCGGCAATTTGACAGCACAAGTGCGGGGAATTGCTAAAGTCGTGACGGCGGTTGCAAACGGTGATTTAAAGCGTAAGTTAATGCTGGAAGCAAAGGGCGAAATTGCTACCTTAGCCGACACGATTAACGAAATGATTGATACACTTGCTACCTTTGCTGACCAGGTGACAACGGTGGCGCGAGAGGTTGGAATAGAAGGAAAATTAGGCGGTCAAGCCAAGGTGCCGGGTGCGTCGGGAACGTGGCGAGACTTAACGGATAACGTAAATGAATTGGCAGCGAATTTAACAACGCAGGTACGAGCGATTGCAGAGGTGGCAATAGCGGTTACAAAAGGCGATTTAACGCGGTCAATTTCAGTGGAAGCTCAAGGCGAAGTGGCAATCTTGAAAGATAATATCAACCAAATGATTGCTAATTTACGCGAAACAACGCAGAAAAATACTGAGCAAGATTGGCTGAAAACCAACTTGGCGAAATTTACCCGAATGTTGCAAGGTCAGCGGGATTTAGAAACGGTTTCTAAGTTGATTTTGTCGGAGTTGGCTCCGTTGGTGGGAGCGCAACATGGGGTGTTTTATTTGATGGATGCAATAGAACCTCAATTGTTTTTGAAGCTACTCAGCAGTTATGCGTATCGGGAACGCAAACATTTATCAAATCGCTTCCATTTAGGCGAAGGTTTGGTGGGTCAATGTGCGTTGGAAAAAGAGCGGATTTTGATTACCGAAGTGCCGGAGAATTATATTAAAATTAGTTCCGGTTTGGGTGAGTATAGTCCGCTGAATGTGGTGGTGTTGCCGGTGTTGTTTGAAGGTCAAGTAACGGCGGTGATTGAGTTGGCTTCGTTCCGCCGATTTAGTGAAATTCACTTAACGTTTTTAGACCAATTGACAGAAAGTATTGCAATTGTGTTGAATACGATTGCAGCGAGTATGCGGACAGAAGAATTGCTGAAGCAATCGCAATCTCTGGCAGAAGAATTGCAAAGTCAGCAAAACGAATTACGCGAAACCAACCAGCGTTTGGAACAGCAAGCAAAATCGCTGAAGGCGTCAGAAGAATTGCTGAAAAATCAGCAGGAACAATTGCAAGCAACGAATGAGGAATTAGAGCAGCGTTCGCAACTTTTGGCTCTGCAAAATCAAGAGGTTGAGCGGAAAAATCGAGAAATTGAACAGGCTCGCCGGTCTTTGGAAGAAAAAGCTGAACAGTTGGCGCTGTCTTCTAAATATAAGTCGGAGTTTCTGGCAAATATGTCTCACGAGTTGCGAACACCGCTGAATAGTTTGCTGATTTTGGCGCGGTTGTTGTTAGATAACAGCGATGGCAATTTGACTCCAAAACAAGTGGAGTATATGCGGACAATTCACTCGGCGGGTGCGGATTTGCTGGCGTTGATTAATGATATTTTGGACTTGGCAAAAATTGAATCGGGAACGATGTCAATTGAGGTGGATCAACTGCTGTTTTCTGATTTGCAAGGTCAAATAGAGCGAACGTTCTATCAGGTGGCGCAAGATAAGGGTTTGAATTTTACGATTTTGTTTGATGAGCGGTTGCCCAAAGCGGTTTATACCGATTCAAAACGTTTGCAACAAGTGCTGAAGAATTTGCTTTCAAATGCGTTTAAGTTTACGGATCAAGGTCAAGTGAGTTTGCAGGTTTATCCGGCGCGTTCGGGTTGGAGTACGGAACGGGAAACCCTGAATTTTGCTAATTTAGTGGTGGCCTTTTCTGTGCGTGACACCGGCATTGGAATTGCCCCAGAAAAGCAAAAAATTATTTTTGAAGCCTTCCAGCAAGCGGATGGAACTACTTCTCGGAAATATGGCGGTACCGGTTTGGGATTGTCTATTAGCCGCGAAATTGCTGAGTTGTTGGGAGGAGAAATTACGATTTCCAGCCTCCTGGGTGAGGGAAGTAATTTTACGCTTTATATGCCGCATACTTACCCGGAGTCTTTGATAGAAAAAAACGCGGATGAAGAACAAATACTGCATTTTTCAGCAACGACCGCTGAGGAAAACAAGGAAGTAAAAATCCCTACTCTTCCTCAACTTCCTGTGAATGATCCAGAAAGGTTGCTGTTGACATCTCAACAATCGAGTATTTTGACCGATGATCGCGGTGAAATTAAGCCTGGTGAGCGGGTACTTTTGATTGTGGAAGATGATATCAGTTTTGCGCGGATATTGTTAGATTTGGCGAAGGGTGAAGGTTTTAAAGCGTTGGTGGCTAACCGCAGCGAGACGGGTTTGGCTATGGCGCGGGAGTATAAACCTTCGGCAATTTTGCTGGATATTCGGTTACCCGGAATTGATGGGTGGACAATTTTGGATCGTTTGAAACATGACCCGGATACTCGTCATATTCCTGTTCATATTATTTCTGTGGATGAAGGCCGAAATCGGGCTTTGAAATTGGGTGCTTTGGCTTATTTACAAAAGCCGGTGACGCGCGAGGCTGTTCTTGGGGCTTTAAGCAAGATTAAAACCTATTTAGATCGCAGCGTCAAGCAGTTGCTTTTGATAGAAAGTGATGCCGATAAAGCCAGCAGTTTTGTTGAGTTGATTGGTAACAGTGATGTGCAGACCACTTGCGCCTCAAATGCTGCGGAAGCGCGGATAGTTTTAAGCAGTGCTCAGGTTGATTGTATTGCTATTGATATGAGTTCACCCCAACAAAACGGTCTGGAACTTATTGGCGAAATAATACCTGAGTTTGGGTTAGAAATTCCGGTGGTTGTTTATACAGAAAATGATTTGAATGAACAACAGCAAAAAGAACTTAAACGCCTGTCGCGGATTTTGCCGGTTAAACAAGTGGGAACGCCTGAGCGGTTGTTTGAGGAAATTTCTTTGTTTCTGCACCGCGTTAAAGATAATTTGCCGACAGCGCAACAACAAATGCTGGAAGAATTGGCAGGAAGCGATCCAGTGTTAGCCTACAAGAAAGTTTTGATTGTTGATGATGATGTGCGAAATCTTTTTGCTTTGACGAGCATTTTAGAGCGTTATCATATGCAGGTGTTTCATGCAGAAAATGGCAAGCTCGGCATTGCGATTTTGCAAAGCACGCCCGATATTGATGTCGTGTTGATGGATGTTATGATGCCAGAAATGGATGGTTATGAAACGATGCGAGCTATCCGTCAAATTAATGTATTTCGAGGCTTGCCGATCATCGCGCTGACGGCCAAAGCGATGAAAGGAGACCGAGAAAAATGTTTGAGTGCCGGTGCATCAGATTACATCACTAAACCTGTCGATATTGAGCAATTGCTTTCTTTATTGCGTGTTTGGTTATCTCAATAA
- a CDS encoding response regulator transcription factor, translating into MHYVLLVDDEEPLRASLSFGLVQEGYKVTTAGDGVTALELIKQKMPDLIILDLMLPQMDGMEVCWRIRAFSDVPILILTAKDHDADKIWGLKAGADDYVTKPFNLREVLARIEAILRRTKRQNHP; encoded by the coding sequence ATGCACTACGTTTTATTAGTTGATGATGAAGAACCGCTCCGCGCCAGCCTGAGTTTTGGCTTAGTTCAAGAAGGCTATAAAGTCACAACGGCGGGGGATGGCGTGACGGCTTTGGAATTGATTAAGCAAAAAATGCCCGATTTGATTATTTTGGATTTGATGCTGCCACAAATGGATGGGATGGAAGTTTGCTGGCGTATTCGGGCTTTTTCGGATGTGCCTATTTTAATTTTGACGGCAAAAGACCACGATGCTGATAAAATTTGGGGCTTAAAAGCCGGTGCAGATGATTATGTGACTAAACCGTTTAATCTCCGGGAAGTTTTAGCAAGAATTGAAGCAATTTTGCGGCGAACCAAGCGCCAAAATCATCCCTAA